In Lotus japonicus ecotype B-129 chromosome 5, LjGifu_v1.2, one genomic interval encodes:
- the LOC130719317 gene encoding uncharacterized protein LOC130719317, whose protein sequence is MAWFTTLPRGSITNFRDFSSKFLVQFSASKTKQVTIEDLYNVRQSAGETLKQYVKRFSAASVKIEESEPNSYARAFKNGLQPGKLNNKLSRKSAKSMAEGDASPEDKASKDKVEGSKRRDRKVRAAEKTTRDPLYPRRDNAEHRRPWHQADSRRRGESGKSLSAYLTELLREVKATHAVEEGEREADPPRPKSDKTKWCEYHRSAGHDTGDCFTLKNEIEKLIRAGRVQLNDRNERWNGERQQGNRYRNSRQQDDRRREDRRRTPSAEKKETLATKKKNAEETFNKDLDPPASTINTIAGGFGGGGDTASARRRHVRAVTSVQQYQAPFGFQHPDIVISSADFEGVQMHKDDPVVVMVRINSFNVRRVLLDQGSSADIIYGDAFDKLGLTDKKLMPYAGTLVGFSGEQVWVRGYIDLDTVFGLEDNAKLLRVRYLVIQVVASYNVIIGRNTLNRLCVVISTAHLAAKYPLLCGKVGKIVVDQRRARECYNNCLSMYGKKGAGEGHRCHEIEIQ, encoded by the exons atggcgtggttcacaactcttCCGCGAGGATCCATCACCAACTTCCGAGATTTTTCGTCCAAATTCCTCGTCCAGTTCTCAGCGAGCAAGACTAAGCAAGTGACGATCGAGGACTTGTACAACGTGCGACAATCTGCAGGGGAGACTCTGAAGCAATACGTGAAACGATTCAGTGCTGCGTCGGTAAAGATTGAGGAATCGGAGCCGAATTCCTATGCTCGGGCCTTCAAAAATGGTCTACAACCTGGAAAGCTAAACAACAAACTGAGTCGTAAGTCGGCCAAATCGATGGCGGAG GGGGACGCGTCGCCAGAGGATAAAGCAAGCAAAGACAAGGTTGAAGGGAGTAAGAGGCGAGACAGGAAAGTCCGGGCAGCGGAGAAGACAACGAGAGACCCTTTGTATCCAAGGAGGGACAATGCTGAGCATCGCCGACCCTGGCACCAGGCTGACTCTCGTCGGCGGGGAGAGTCGGGAAAGAGTCTCAGCGCTTATCTAACGGAGCTGTTGCGTGAGGTCAAGGCGACCCATGCCGTTGAAGAAGGCGAAAGGGAAGCAGACCCGCCGCGACCAAAATCAGATAAGActaagtggtgtgagtatcatCGGTCAGCAGGACATGATACGGGGGATTGTTTCACTTTAAAGAATGAGATAGAAAAGCTCATCAGAGCAGGGCGAGTGCAGCTAAATGACCGCAATGAGCGTTGGAATGGCGAGCGACAACAGGGAAATAGGTATAGGAACTCTCGCCAGCAGGATGATCGCCGACGGGAGGATCGCCGCCGCACGCCGAGTGCGGAAAAGAAGGAAACGCTGGCTACCAAGAAAAAGAACGCAGAAGAAACATTTAATAAAGATCTCGACCCACCGGCGAGCACAATTAATACAATTGCAGGTGGTTTCGGCGGAGGGGGAGATACAGCTTCGGCAAGAAGAAGACATGTCAGGGCAGTAACCTCGGTGCAACAATACCAAGCTCCTTTTGGTTTCCAGCATCCGGATATAGTAATCTCATCAGCGGATTTTGAGGGAGTCCAAATGCATAAAGATGATCCGGTGGTCGTTATGGTTCGGATCAACAGTTTTAATGTTCGCCgggtacttttggatcaaggtaGCTCCGCCGATATCATTTACGGGGATGCGTTTGATAAGTTGGGTTTAACCGATAAGAAATTGATGCCCTATGCAGGAACGCTAGTAGGGTTCTCGGGCGAGCAAGTGTGGGTGCGAGGTTATATAGATCTAGACACCGTTTTTGGACTAGAGGACAATGCCAAGCTCCTTCGTGTAAGGTACCTGGTGATACAAGTTGTTGCCTCGTACAACGTTATCATTGGGAGGAATACCTTAAACCGTTTGTGCGTCGTCATTTCAACAGCCCATCTTGCAGCAAAGTACCCGCTGCTTTGTGGGAAGGTGGGGAAAATTGTGGTGGATCAAAGAAGGGCGAGGGAATGCTACAATAATTGTCTCAGCATGTACGGGAAAAAAGGAGCAGGCGAGGGGCACCGGTGTCACGAAATTGAGATCCAATAG